Genomic segment of Gemmatimonadota bacterium:
GGGAGACCAGCGTGATCGGACCAGGTCGCAGCTCGCGCACGTGCTCGAAGGGGTGCTCACTCAGCGGCTCCTCCCCCGAGCGAACGGGAAGGGGAGGGTGTGCGCCGTCGAACTCATGATCTGCACCTCGGCAATCCGCACCGTCATTCGGGACGACAAGCTTCACCAGGCGCAGTCGCTCATCCAGACGAGCCGCGGATCCGGGATGCGCACGATGGCGGAATCGCTTCGCGCGCTCTGCCTACGCGGCGATCTGGCACCTGAGGAGGCCCTGCGGCACGTGGACGACCAGGGGGCGTTCATGCGGACGCTCGGCGATCCATGGGGGTAGCCGCCGCCAAGACCCGGCTGAGGGCTTCGAGCCGCGAGGTGGCGATCTTCGCGCGTCAACTAGCGGTCCTGACCCGCGCCGGCCTGCCTCTGACCCGTTCTCTCGAGCTGCTTGCCGACCATTCCGGTCACAAGGAGCTCGGGCAGGCCGTCTCCGAGACCCGAAGGGACGTGGAAGGAGGAACGCCGCTGGCGCAGGCCGTCCGGCACCATCCGCGCGTCTTTTCCGCCCTCTTCGGCAACATGGTCGAGGCCGGCGAGGCGTCGGGCGCTCTCGACACCATGCTGGTCCGGCTGGCCGACCTGCTCGAGGCCAACCGAGCCCTGTCGCGCAAAGCGACCGCCGCGCTCGTGTATCCGGCGGCGATCACGGCCGTGGCGGCGGCCGCCATCGCCGTGCTCATGACCGTCGTCATACCGACTTTCGAGTCGATGTTCGAGGGGGCGGGCGTCGCGCTGCCGCTCCCGACCCGCACGGTGATCTCTCTCGCCGACTTCCTACGAGAGCGATGGTGGCAGCTCGCGATCGCGACGCTTTGCCTGGCGGGGGCGGGGCGGCGCTGGTACCGGACCTCGTCGGGCCGCCGGACCGTCGACAGGCTGGCGCTGCGGATTCCCCTGGCGGGCGACCTCTGGCGAAAGATCACGGTGGTGCGGACGCTGCGCACTCTCGGTACTCTGACCGGCTCCGGCGTACCCGTAGTCGAGGGCATGCGCATGGCGGCGACGATGGCCGGCAACCGTTTCGTGGAGGAGGCGCTGATGGATGCCCGCAAGGGCGTTGTCTTCGGCGGTACAGTGGCGGGCTCGCTCGAAGAGACGGATGCGTTTCCGAAAATCGCGACCCAGATGATCGCGGCCGGCGAGGAGTCGGGCGCGCTCGACGAGATGCTCGACCGGGTCTCGGACCTCTGCGAAGAAGAGGCTCAGGGAGCCCTCACCACGTTTCTGGCCGCCGCCGAACCGGTCCTGACCGTGGCGCTGGGACTCGTGGTGGGCGGCATTATCGTCTCCATGTATCTGCCGGTGTTCGACATGGCGGCGACATTAGGGAGGTGACGATGTAACGACATGTTACAAAGCCGGTTTACTCGACATACGCCCGCTCCGCGATTAGCTTCGACTTGTGTAGAGTCGCGGACTCGGCACTAGGATCGGGCACGATGCTCGGTCAGTTCCATCCAGGGAGTGAGAACCGATGGCAATCGGAAGGAAGAGAGGGACCGTGGTGATCGCGACTGTCGCGCTGCTGGCTCTCGGCACGATCGACGCGGAAGCTCAGGATTCGCAGACCACGCTGGCCGGGACGGTGACCGGCGAGGGGGGCGCTCCGGTCAGCGGAGCCCAGATCCTGGTGACGGATCAGGCTACCGGGGCGACCACCGGCGGGCTCTCCGGCACCGACGGACGTTTCAGCATCCCCGACGTGCGCGCAGGAGGACCGTACAGGGTGGACGTGTTCATGCTGGGGTACGGCCGGCAGACGGTGGAAGGGCTGATGGTGGAGGCGGGCGGCTCCTTGACGCTCGACTTCGAACTTACCACGGAAGCGATCGCCGTCGACGCGATCGAGATCTTCGCCACAAGGGCCGTCGATCGGCGGACGCCGGTGGCGTTCTCCAACGTGCCCAAGGTCCAGATCCAGAACCAGCTCGGATCGCGGGACCTGCCCCTCGTGCTCAACCTGACGCCCAGCGTCTACGCGACGGCGCAGGGCGGCGGCGCGGGGGACGCCCGCATCAACGTGCGCGGCTTCAGCCAGCGCAACACGGCAGTCATGATCAACGGCGTTCCGGTGAACGACATGGAGAACGGCTGGGTCTACTGGTCGAACTGGGACGGCCTCGGAGACGCTTCCACAAGCATCCAGCTCCAACGCGGCCTCTCGGCGGTCAACCTGGCCACCCCCTCCATCGGCGGCACGCTCAACGTGATCACCGATCCGGCAGGCCAGGAGGCCAGCTTCTCCTACAAGTCCGAATTGGGGGTGGGAGCGCTCGACGGCGACGGCGACTGGGGATTGGGCACGAATCTCTTCAAGCAGACCTTCATCCTGAACACCGGCGAGGTCAACGGATTCGCTTTCACCGGTTCTCTGGTGAGGAAGGTCGGCGAGGGCGTATATCACGGCGTGCAGACCGACGGAGGCGCCGGTCCCTCCGACGCGACCTGGGCGGACGCCTGGGCATAT
This window contains:
- a CDS encoding type II secretion system F family protein; this translates as MGVAAAKTRLRASSREVAIFARQLAVLTRAGLPLTRSLELLADHSGHKELGQAVSETRRDVEGGTPLAQAVRHHPRVFSALFGNMVEAGEASGALDTMLVRLADLLEANRALSRKATAALVYPAAITAVAAAAIAVLMTVVIPTFESMFEGAGVALPLPTRTVISLADFLRERWWQLAIATLCLAGAGRRWYRTSSGRRTVDRLALRIPLAGDLWRKITVVRTLRTLGTLTGSGVPVVEGMRMAATMAGNRFVEEALMDARKGVVFGGTVAGSLEETDAFPKIATQMIAAGEESGALDEMLDRVSDLCEEEAQGALTTFLAAAEPVLTVALGLVVGGIIVSMYLPVFDMAATLGR